The nucleotide window TCCATTCCTACAGAGTTGAAACGAAGAGATTGCTTCTCCCTCGCTGTGCTCGGAGTCACAATGACGAGAGAGAGGCGAGATTGCTTTGTCGCTGACACTCCTCGCAATGACAAAGTGAAAAACAACTCGCAATGACAGAAAAAGCACACAATGGCAGAAGAGAACGCTTCTTGCGATGATAAAAAAGGGCGGTTGTAATGATGGACTGTAGAGATTGCTTCGTCGCTGACATTCCTCGCAATGAGAGGGTAAAAGTCCACAATTACAAGTAAAAGGGCATGTAATTAGAAAAACTGTGTCTTACCTACGAACCATCCTTAAGGACACATAAGTGAAGCGGAGAAGTCGTAGTGTTCAGTATTTAAATTGTTTTTGGCAGTTTTAGTAGAAATTTGTGTTTTTTATTGCTCTGTCATTTTTGTACATAAAAAAATTTACACAACCGTTTTTAAAAACTTACTTGACGTTTTAAAAACTTATTTGACGGCACATGATGATTTGTTAAATAAACATAAAACTCGAGGTTTTGGGGGATTATCCTCAACTTGACCTTTAACTACAGTATCAACGATCTTTGACAAGTATGGACTCTCAAAAGATGGACGAAAATTGAAAGCAAACACTTACATTTTGTCCCTTAAAAAAATAGGAGAAATTCTATATAATCTAAAACATCCTTTTTTAAATCTCCAGGAAGTTCTCGTATTTTCAATTCGTCGATTTCTTTTTCCATGGTCTTTACCTCCTGTAAGTCTATTTTAGGTTGTTCAATATTCTGCAATTTCTTATATTTTACATTTTTATGGTTTAGAGCTCTTCCTTTTACCTCGATTCAGTTATCATATTTCCTAAATACACCACCCATGAGGTCTCCTATGATTTGACCTGTAAAACCACTTTCGCAGAGTTCCAAATCGCAAAACTTATCTCCCAAAATGACCCCCTTCTCATATTCTTCTACAGCCTTGACTTCTCCCATATAAACAATCTCTCTCAACCCTATTACCCCGACTTCTAAAAAAATCTCTTATCCCCAGTATATCACGCTCTAAAAACTCCCTGTGTTAAGTATTTGGGCGTTCGCTGTATTTATTCATTTTTTATGAGAGAATCTCATTGTTCCACTTTTTAAATTCAGCGTGAAAAATTATTGATTTAGTCTTTTGATTTTTAATAAGATTTCAACATGAAGGTAGATAATCAATACTCATCCGTTCAGATAATAAATACAATTGAACAGCAGAAAATTAATCAAATAATACAAAAACTTAGAAACATTGAAAATCGGGTGATAGCCCATGAATTGGCACATAAATCAGTAGCAGGCAGATATGCAAAATCTGTAAGTTATACATATACAAAGGGACCTGATGGAAGAATGTATGTAACAGGCGGTGAAGTTTCTCTTGATGTATCAGAAAAGCGTTCACCGGAGGAGACAATCAAAAAAATGGAAATCATAGAGGCTGCTGCTCTTGCACCTTCTGATCCTTCTCCACAGGACATAAAGGTTGCCCAGGTGGCAGCAATTAAAAAGATGAAAGCTCAGTTTGAGCTTAACATGAATAAACAGAATGAGGAGTCTCAGGGTAAAATAATAGATGTCTTTGCTTGATTTGAGTTAAGGTATAAAAACAGCCCAGAGGATAAAAATGAAATTTATACCAAAGACACTTTTTATCTTGAGCATTGTATCATTGGGGTTCAGGCTTACAGGTTCAGCAATCAGAAATTTTAACTGGATAATTCGGAAACTTATGAGGAAATGATACTCTAATTTTTTAGTAAATGTTTAGCGATAATGCTGTCATAGCCATAAATATCATCAAAAAAATAGAGTTCTCCATCTTTTACAAGATTTGTAAAATAGAGAATATATATGGGTACAGGATTTTTTAGATTGATATAAAATGTTTTCTCGCTTTTAAGTGCTTCCTTAAATTTATTCCCATCCCAGTTCATTGAGTTATTGTTTTCAATCAACATTAAAGCTAAAGGTAAAGCTTGTTCAACTCTTATACAGCCTGAACTAAAGGCTCTTTTATTCCTTGTAAAAAGTTTTTTGTCGGGGGTGTCATGTAAATATACATCAAAATTATTTGGCATGTGAAACTTTATCTTTCCTAAAGCATTATTCTTTCCTGCTTTCTGAATCAATTTGAAATTAAAGTTTTTTTCATCTATGTTCTTCCAATCTATTGTAGATGGGTCAATTTCCTCTCCTTCTTTATAGACTTTTATATTTTCACTGGTTATGTATTGGGGATTTTTTAATATCTTCGGTAGGATGTCTTTTAATGCTATTTTATGTGGTACGTACCAATCAGGATTGATGATTATACGAGTTATTTTGCTGTAAAGTAGAGGTGTAGGTCTAAAGTCCTCTTGAAAATCCTTACCTGCTATTATGCGACTATAGAGAAGAAGTTGTCCCTTGTCATAAAAATAGGCTTCAAAGGAGGGAATATTTACCAATATGTATTTTTCGCCAAAACTTTCAGGAAGCCATCTAAATTTTTCGAGATTTATCCTTATTTGATTGATTCTATCTTTGATTGAAAGATTTAAAGTCTTGACAGTATTTTTTCCAATGATTGCATCTGTTTCAAGATTATGTAATTTCTGAAATTTGACTATAGCCTCTTTTAATTTTTCATCAAAAAAAGGAGATTCTGAAGAATTATCGATAAATCCAAGAAGATAAAGTCTCTTTCTTATCTCTGCCACGGCTGGATGCATTTGTCCGGGTTTTATCTTTCCTTTGAGATCTATTTTGTTGAATTTTTCTCTATCCAAAAGATTGTAATATTTTATGAGATACTCCTTTAAAAGTCTGTAGTTTTCGTATTTTGGTGAGAGCCTGTCAAAGAGAGATAAGAGTCTGTCATCTTTAATCAATTCTATGAGGGTTTCCAACACTATATCTCTCTTTTTGGGAAAGTCCCATCTTTCAAAAACCTTAGCTGGATTTATAAAACCATAATAGGCATGATATGCAATTTTTATGAGAGTATTCGTAATTCTCAGCTCATTTTCATCCTTTGTTCCTGAAAAATCGACTTTATAGTGGGAAGGGTCTAATCCTTCAAATTTTGATTTTTCAATGAGGACTTTCAGGTCATTTATCCTCTTTTCATTCCATACGGGCTCAAAGTCTAAGGCTCTGTATAGAGTTTTTATCTTTTCACAATTAAGTATACGGGAGTTACATTGTTCAATAGAGTTTATAATGGATTGGGAAGCAAAGGTCTTTTCTATTGGGTATGATATGAAGAATAATGGCAGAGTAAGGAGAACAAACAGAAAAAATTTATTAGATATGAAGATTTTTTTCATGTTCCAGCGTAAATTTGTCCTCAGTTTTCCTCTCTTTAATGGGTAGAGTTTAAGTTAATACATAGTTCATGCATTTTGTCAATATTTAAATTTTCAAATTAATAAAAGGGATTTTCATCCTCTGCTGCCTCTTCACTTTTTCCTTTTTATTTAAAACCGCACCATGCACTAAAATATCTCTTCCAAACCTTATCTTCAACTCATCGAGAGTATTGTAGAGTTTTTCAATTTTGTCTAACTTTACTTGATTTTCAAAGAGACTGCCCTGTCTCATCTTCATTGATGTGAGTTCAACCAGTACAACTCCTGTCTGTCTGTATGTCTCTCCTTTCTCATAGATTGTTTCAAAAGCTCTTTTCATAAAGGGAAATATATCTTCAGGATAGGCTGTCTCTGAATTAAGCCTTATTTCACAGGCTCTGTCTCTGAAATCCTGTGTTTTTATAAATATTATGATTTTCTTTGTACATAATCCATATCTTCTTGCTTTGAAACAGGCATTTTCAAGGTTTTCTACAAGATGGGCATAAACTTCCTCTTTTTCTTTTGTCGGTGTAAATGTCTTTGCTTTGCTTATTGATCTGTATTCCTTCTTTGGTTCAGGATTTACTGGATATATGCTTCTTCCATTAAGCTCATGCCATATTTCATAAAATGGTTTTGAAAAATGCTTTTTTATAAAGCTTTCAGATTTAGTTGCAAACTGAAGTGCTGTCTTTATGCCGAGTTTTTCGCAGTATGCGGCTGTATTGTGACCTATTCCCCATATTTTTTCAATGGGAAGGTCCTGTAAATAAAGATGTATCTGTCTTCCCGGTATTACTGTTAGTCCGTCAGGTTTTTTATGTTTTGATGCTACCTTTGCAAGCACCTTTGTAAGGCTTATCCCAACTGATACTGTAATGCCAAGCTCTTTCTTTATCGTTTCTTTTATTCTCATTCCAATCTCATCGTAGGAACAGTGATAAACTCTACGAAGCCCTGTAAGGTCAACAAATGCCTCATCTATAGAGTATTCCTCTACCTGCGGAGAAAATCTTCTCAGTATCTCAAACATTCTTACTGAAAAGAGAGAGTATTTTTCATAATCTGAGTTGATGAAAACTGCATCGGGGCAGAGTTTTTTTATCTCATGAATTAGCATGCCTCTTTTTATTCCCTTTGCCTTTGCTTCATAGCTTACTGCTGTTGCCATTCCTCTTTCTGCTCCAACTATTACAGGCTTTCCCTTAAGTAAGGGATTTACTGCCTGCTCAACAGAGGCAAAAAAGCCATCGGCATCTATGTGAAGGATAGCTTTAATCCAATCATGAATCATTAATGGTCTTTCAGTCATTTTAACTTCCTTATTACTGCAACAACAACGCCTGCTATGTTTAACTCTTTCTTTGGTTTTATAGGTTTATAGCTGGGATTAGCAGGCTCAAGGATTACCTCTTTTCCAACTCGCCTTAGATACTTCATTGTCCACTGTCCATCAACCTGTGCAATAACTATGTCTCCACTTTTTGGTAGAAGAGACCTGTCCACAAGAACATAGTCATCGGGCATTATTCCTGCTTCAATCATAGAGTCTCCTGTTACTTTTAGCATGAAAGTAGATAAGGGATTGTTGATTAACCATCGGTCAAGGGAGATTGTATCAATAAGTTCTTCCTCTGCAGGAGAGGGAAAACCTGCCTCAACTAAGCCTAAGACTTTTATGGGATTTGTGAGAGTTTTTGGAATAAGTCTACCCTTTAAGTCTTTCTCTACGATATTGAGTTTAATTAGTTTTTCAACGAATTTGAAAGCTGCATTTTTTGAGCTGAATCCAAGTAACTGTGAAATCTCAGAGTAAGATGGCATTCTGCCGTTTTCCCTATAGAAAAGCATGAGACGGGTGATTCTTTCCTTTAGTTTATCATCTCTTTTCATGAGAATATTATAATTGAACTTTCGTTCACTGTCAAGGGGGGTAATTTTGTGTGGGTGCGGTATAAAAGGAAATTTTAAATTTTTAACTGTCAAAGTGGATGTCCCGATGTCTCTTTTTCCTGTCATTCAGAGGGACTCGATGCCCTGAGGAATCTCTGATCCCACTACAATGCACCTTTTTAGTCATTCCGAGGGATTAAATGTCCCGAAGCAGTCTCTGAGTTCATACAATAATGAAAAGGCGAGATTGCTTCAGGCGCTAACGCACCTTCGCAATGACTCGTTTTTCTCTCATCATGCAGGACTCAATGCCTTTTTCTTAAACGGGATGGACTCGATACCTTCTTCTGTCATTCCGAAGGGTTCGATGCCCTGAGGAATCTCTAACTGCCTCTGTCGGTAAAATGAGGGATTACTTCGTTGCTTGGACTTTTTGCGATATTGAAAGTACAGTATATTTTTTCAAGAAACTAAAAATGCACAGACATAGTCTTAATAAGATATTTAACCGATTTCTTCGAAGTTCAGTATGTCCATGTATTCCCACTCTCTCCATCCCATTACATATATACCTGAACGGGTCGCATACTTTATTACATTGTCAGGAAAAGTTATACTGCCAAATATAATTATCAGTTGTCTTCCTTGAGCAAACTCAGGGAAAAACTCGAAAAATCTTCGCGACTTCTCTTTTATGGCGTCTACATCCTGAACTCGGGGAGTTGAACGAACTTCAATCATGAAGACTTTGTCTTCACAGGCTGCTATAGCATCTATTTCATAGTCCTCTCCGTTTTTTCTTCTGAACATTCGCTGCCCTTCAAGAGTAACCTCACAGTTGAAGTATTTTTTCAACACAGGACGCAAGGCTGGTGCTACAAGGTCTTCAACAATGGTTCCCATTTTTTTGGCAAGATTGCTCCACTCCTGATTTTTACGCCTGTTTTCCTCTTCCTGCCTCTTTTTGAATTCGAGCATTTCATTTTTGAATTCTCTCATTTCATTTTTGAACTCTCTCATTTCATTTTTGAACTCTCTCATCTCCTCTTTGAATGCACGAAGTTCTGCTTCAGTCCTCATCTGAGAGTTGTAAAGTTTGTTAAATTCAATTCCGACACTTCTGATGAACTCTTCTAAAACTTCTTCAAGTTTACTTACTCTTTCTTCCAATACAGGCATTTAAAACCTCCAAGAGTTATTGCATAGTATATGATATCATATTTAACTAACTATGAAAAAAGATTAACAAGACTGCAATACCACACACCAGCTCAATAAATATAGCTAAAATCCTATGTCTTTTAGAGCTTGTGGAAACTGTAAAGCCTGGGCAAAGTCTTTTACTCCTGCTGCTTTAAGTGCATCAGTTAAGAAGTTGTGAAATTGGTCTTTTATTTCTCTAAACTCTTCTTTTAGTATTGGCGTTAATCCATGAGCAAGTATGGAGTTATTTCTTGATTTCAGGCAGTCAAGAAGCTTATTTTTTCTCTCAAGATAGAGTTTTCCCACAGGATCATCCATACTTCCAAGTAATTCATAGCTCTTTGTAAGGGCAAGTTTCAGAATTCCGTCTTCACTATTTTTCTTGCATTCTTCTCTTAGAAACTCTATTGCTTTTTCAGTTTGAACATTGAACTTTGAATTTTGAACATCTATTTTAAGTTCGTCGCAGTTTATCTTGGAGTTATCTATTCCATAGGAAAGCTTTAGTCGTAACTGAGCAATCATCTCTATAGCTCTGTAGTATCTCGCAACGGCATCGTCGTATCTTTCCTGTTCAGCCCTTCGTTCAGCATTCATCATCAGGTCAATTACTCTCTCATATCCATGAAATGGCTCTTTCTTTCCAAGAATTTGCTTGAGCCAGAGATAATACTTTACTACCGATTTTTGAACTGGACTGTCTTTTGTAATTGCTTTCAGTATTCTTTCAAACTCCTCATAGGCACCCTCATGCTGAAATTTATCCCATAAAACAAAGGCATAAAGTATGTTCCTTATCAGCATTATTTCATTTCGTGTTTCGTGATTCAGAGGATATTTAAGATAAGTTTTTGTTTTTTCAATAATTTCCTCGTAGTAGTAGCCTTTCATCAATGAATCGAAATAGGTTTTGTCAATTCTATAAAGGAGATTCATTTTGTTAATGGCAACTGGGAAGTCTCCGCTGTCAATTTTAGTTAGATTGGTTCTCTGACCGGCATTAAAACAAAGTTCCCAACCTTCTTGAAAGATACTGACAAGCACCAATGCAACACTCATGGTTTTTGTACCACCAGTGTAGTTGGCAATTACTTTTATAGTTTTTTTCTCAGGAAATCTTTCGTTGATTCTACTAATCAGCTGTTTTTCTATTTCTTTAAATGTTTCGTTAAGGTCGTCAATTATGTCCACTGGAAGAAGTATTTTTTCATATTGTTCAGATGTAAGATTACATTCTCTTACAATAATTATTTCATTGTCTTTTAACTTCTCTCCATCAACAATTCTCTCTGATGCCACCTCTGATTTTCCTGAAGAGCAGATAAAGTAGATGAAGTCAAAGTTGGTCTCTTTAATGGCATTAACAATTGGTGCAGGACTACCACCTACTGTAAAAACCCCAATTGTTTTCATGAGAGCCTCCGTTTTTTCTTTAAATTATACCAAAATGTGTGTGTTAGAATTGTAAAATTAAATCAGCCGAACAAACCATATCAAGCTGGTAACGATTTTGTTCTGACATTACGTGTTAAATCAATCTTGTTTTTCCACATACTTACTTTAGGAAGCACGAAATAGCCGTTGGCATAGTGTTTATCTGTTCATATCGGCATTTTCAGGATATAATCATAACCTGTTGTTACGGTAATGACTTTTTTGTAAAATTGCAATGGGATCTGTAACTTGAAGCAGAGAAGTGAGTAATAGAAACCATATTCGTCACTGCGAGGGTGGCATTCCACCCGAAGCAGTCTTCCCATTTTTTCCAGAGTTGTAACGAAGAGATTGCTTCGCCTTCGGCTCGCAATGACAGAAAAAAGTTACTCGCAATGACAGAAAAAAGTTACTCGCAATGACAGGGGAAAAGCCCGCTATGACAGAGGAGGACGCTTCTTGCAATGATAAAAAAAGGCGTTAGCAATGACTGACTGTAGAGATTGCTTCGTCGCTTACGCTCCTCGCAATGACAGAAGAGAGCCCGTGTTCGTAATCATGAGTGAAAATTCTCACTGAAAATTGACCCACCCTTTTATTAAAATAATTCCTAAAACAGGGGGAAAGGAAAGGGTGATAAGCATGGAAGATTGGATAACAATAAGAAATCTTAAGAAGAAAAATTCAGAGCTCGGCAAAATAGCAATTGCAATTGCTTATTCTTGACAACAATGAAAAATAAGACACAGCCAAAAACATGCCTAAAAATTCAAAAATACGGCAGCATCTACTACGGTCTCATTGGTGCTAACTATCATAAAGAGGTCAAGATAAAGCACACTGACCTTGGTACTATCAAAGGCAAGACTTATAAAGAGCTAAATAAAGTTTTTTAGTGAGGGTGAATTTGTAGCCGAAGAGTTGAAAAGATAAATAGCCTTAATCCCTTGCTGGATAAGGGAGATGCATAAAAAAGGAGGTATTTAATCATGAATCGCAGAGATTTTATGAAATTAGCAGGAGCAATCACAGTAGCCACAACTGGAGGATACACCCTCACAGAGTTGATGAAGATGGAACCCTTGGAGTTGCTGGTAAAAGAGGCAGAAGCAGCCACTATCCCAATGGCAAGGATGAATGCCTTTGCAAAGGAGTGTGTAAAGAGGAGTAGGTATGTTATAGGATACCCAAATAATCAAAACATAAACACAAAGGATTTTTACAAGTGGTATGTTGAAAGTGGACTTTGCAATATTCACATGAACAATGTAGGCAATCCATGGAAGCCCTCTGGTGCCTTAATAAATTCCCACGAGTTTGAAAGGGAGGTAATCGAGTATTTTGCTCCTTTCTTTGGCTTTAAAAAAGGAGAATACTGGGGTATTGTTACCCATAGCGGGACAGACGGTAATATGCACGGTATGTATTTTGGCGTAAAATATTTACAAGCAAAGACAAAGCAGTTACCTATAGTGTATGTATCAGAAGAGGCTCACTATTCTATAAAGAGATTGGCTGATGTGATGAACCTTGAGCTAAAGTTAATTCCAACCTTACCTATGGGGCAGATGGATGTATCTGCCTTTGAAAAAGCCCTTGATCCAACAAAGCCTGCATTAATAGTAATTGCCATTGGAACCACATTTAAAGGTGCCATTGATGACCACCCAAAGATTGCAGAGATTGTAAACAAGGTCAAGCCTATGGCAGTATATACTATGTATGATGCAGCATTATTTGGAGGTTTTTTGCCTTTTACAAAATATAGGGATATAGTCAACAGAGAAAAAATGAATTTTGATTCCATTGCAGTGAGTGGGCATAAGTTCTTTGGCTTTGATGAGCCACTTGGTCTATTCATTACCACTATGGAGGTGTTTAATAATCAAAACCCCTTTAAGGTTAACTATCTCAATGATGCGGTACCGACAATAACATGCTCCAGGTCTGCCTTAGGGGCATTGAAATTCTGGTGGCATTTGGTGAAAAACGGTGAAAAAGAATATAAGAGACAGGCAGAGCATATCCTGTCAGTAGCCCAGTATCTCAAGAAAAGGCTTGATGAAATGAATTATCCAGCCTGGTTAAATCCCATGTCTAACACTGTTTTCTTCAAAAGACCAAGTGACTGGATAATGAAGAAGTGGGACCTTGCCCCTGAATACGATGAGAGATTGGGAGGACCTTTAGCCCACGATGTAATTATGCAACACGAAACTGAAAAGACTGTTGATAAGTTTATAGCTGACTTGAAGAAGGATTTAAAGAAATGAAATTAAGCACCTTTTTGATAGAAAATAATGGTCCAACTTCAAATTTTTGCATGGATTTCATAGTCGTCAAAGGAGAGCTATGATGACAGCCATAAACACTTCCGTCTTTGAACTTTTGAAGATAGGTCCAGGACCTTCCAGTTCTCACACTATCGGACCTATGAAGGCTGGCTATGATTTTCACTGCCTTATGCAGCAGTTACCACAGGAGCAACAGGAAAAAGCAACTGAGTTGAAGGTATATCTATTTGGTTCCCTTGCTTCAACAGGTAAAGGACATGGTACTGATCGGGCAGTACTGGCAGGGCTTTTGGGATATCAGCCTGAATCATGTTCCCCTGCTATTTTAGACGGCATCAATCCTGATAATCCTGAAGGTATTTTGTTGCCATTGGGCAGGCTAAAATTGCTCTTTAAGCCCACTGACATGATATGGGATAATCAACAACATAACTATCCATTCAGTAATACCATAGTAATGCGGCTTTACAGCAAAGACAACATATTGCTGGAAAAGGAGTATTATTCGGTTGGAGGTGGTTTTCTACAATGGAAGGGATGGCAAGAGCCAAAGCAGGGCGTTCCCCGCTATCCCTATGCCAATGCAGAACAGCTTTTGAAACAACTGAGAAAACATCGCCTGCGGATAGATGAACTGATGCTTGCCAATGAAATTGCCATTACAGGATGTTCTAAAAGGCAAATTAAGGAAAAATTAGATCATATCATCAAGGTTATGCAACAGTCGGTAGAGCGGGGTATTGTGACTGAAGGTTTTTTACCCGGTCCTATTGGTCTACATCGCAAAGCAGCTTTGTTGTATCAGCGGGCAAAGGCAATGCCTCGCTCCATTGACCGGATGTTGGTGTTTCTCTGCGCCTATGCCTTTGCTGTAGCTGAAGAGAATGCATCTGGTCATATTGTGGTAACTGCTCCTACCTGTGGATCAGCTGGAGTGATTCCAGCAGTGATACAGGTGTTGCTAAAGCACCAAAAGCTCTCCCGTGATGTGGTACGCCGTGCGCTTTTAGGTGCCTCTGCCATTGGCTTTATTGCCAAACATAACGCAAGCATTTCTGGTGCCGAAGTGGGCTGTCAGGGAGAGATTGGCGTTGCCTCTAGTATGGCTGCGGCTCTCATTGCTTTAGCTTATGGCTGTGATGAAAGAATTGCCTTAAATGCAGCAGAGATAGCCTTAGAACATCACCTTGGCATGACCTGTGATCCAGTGAAAGGATATGTACAGATCCCTTGTATTGAGCGTAATGCTATGGGAGCAGTTAAGGCTTGGACAGCTTATTTGATTGCCAAGGAGAGCCTGCCTGAGTGGCATAAAGTGGGGTTAGATAAGGCTATTGAGGCAATGCTTCAGACTGGACGCGATATGAAGGTTGAATATCGCGAAACCGCCATGGGCGGTCTTGCCAAAGTTTGTTGAGAGGATACCAACTATGCAAACTCCTACGCATTCTTTACTTCGCATAATAAGCATTGAGTTTCTGATTGTAGGCAATATAATCGGCATTGGTATACTTGCCTTGCCAATCAACACAGGGCTTGCTGGTTTCATACCATCAGTGATTGGGCTCTTTGTCACAAGTGCTGCAATGTATTATTCTGCAGTTATACTTGGGGGTGAAGCGTCCAAGCGTCGGGAAGACACCTTTAACTATCCAAGTCTTTATAGAACCTACTTAGGGGCAACGGGCAAATGGTTAGCAGTGGCTGCAAACTTAGTAATCCTTTACGGTTATTTGACTGCCTACATGACTGGTATCGCCACTATCATTTGCAGTCTGTTCAATTTTAAGTTATCACCCGCCTGGCTGATGTTGGGGTTCTTTGCCATAACCTCAATTATATCGCTGGCTTCAGTTTACACAATTATGAAGTATGTCTCAATGCTGGTAGTGGTTAAGTGCGTAGCCTTTGCCGTGATTTCTGGCATAGCTGGTACCCATGTCAGAGCAGAAAACCTTGCACATGCCAATTGGTCACTATTTTTTTGTGTAATCCCCGTTATGTTGACTGCCTTTCATTTTCACAACATTATTCCAGCAATCTGCAAGAGTCTGCAGTGGGATCGTCGGGTAATCAATCTTACCATGCTGGTTGGTATGGCGTTTTGTTTTCTGATATACTTCATTTGGCTGCTGGTGGGGATTGGCGTGCTACCGCTTGATAATAGCCCAATCGGATTGATAAATGCTTTTCATAAAAATTTGCCAGCTACCATCCCCATGGCAGAGGTCATTCAGTCATCAACATTTTTACTGATTGCAAGCTTTTTTGGTGTGGTTTCTATCACTACTGGTTATTTGGCAAATGGTATGGGACTAATAGGATTCATGGACGACCTTACCAACCAGCACTTCAGAATTGTCAATCCCCTTTTAAGCCGTGCTCTCTCATTTATCCCACCACTTTTGATCGCATTAATCTATCCAGATATATTTCTCAAGGCAATCGACATCGCAGGTGGTTTTGGCGTTGTAACTCTTTTTGGGATTCTGCCTAGTATCATCGCCTTGCGTAATTCTCGGACGAAAGGGCAAAAATTTTTAGGTATTGCCATGCTACTGTTGTTTTGCACCTTTTTTCTGTTAGAGGCAATGCAGGAGTTAGGATTGCTGGATATAGATGCAAGTATTGAGTACTGGAAAGTAGGCAATGTCAAGGAATAACACGGTTTATTACATAATCTTTTAAATTATGGTATCATAGTCCTAAAATATTTTGGAGTATATATGCTTTAGCCACGAATTATTCTATCTCAAATTCAAGATTCATCGAGACATTTTTTTGTTGTACTTATAACCGGTGCGAGGCAAGTTGGCAAATCAACTCTTGCCCTATTATTAATGGATAATTATATAACCATTGACGATATTACTGTTTATTCAAGTGCAAAGGC belongs to Thermodesulfovibrio aggregans and includes:
- a CDS encoding putative metalloprotease CJM1_0395 family protein, encoding MKVDNQYSSVQIINTIEQQKINQIIQKLRNIENRVIAHELAHKSVAGRYAKSVSYTYTKGPDGRMYVTGGEVSLDVSEKRSPEETIKKMEIIEAAALAPSDPSPQDIKVAQVAAIKKMKAQFELNMNKQNEESQGKIIDVFA
- a CDS encoding L,D-transpeptidase family protein is translated as MKKIFISNKFFLFVLLTLPLFFISYPIEKTFASQSIINSIEQCNSRILNCEKIKTLYRALDFEPVWNEKRINDLKVLIEKSKFEGLDPSHYKVDFSGTKDENELRITNTLIKIAYHAYYGFINPAKVFERWDFPKKRDIVLETLIELIKDDRLLSLFDRLSPKYENYRLLKEYLIKYYNLLDREKFNKIDLKGKIKPGQMHPAVAEIRKRLYLLGFIDNSSESPFFDEKLKEAIVKFQKLHNLETDAIIGKNTVKTLNLSIKDRINQIRINLEKFRWLPESFGEKYILVNIPSFEAYFYDKGQLLLYSRIIAGKDFQEDFRPTPLLYSKITRIIINPDWYVPHKIALKDILPKILKNPQYITSENIKVYKEGEEIDPSTIDWKNIDEKNFNFKLIQKAGKNNALGKIKFHMPNNFDVYLHDTPDKKLFTRNKRAFSSGCIRVEQALPLALMLIENNNSMNWDGNKFKEALKSEKTFYINLKNPVPIYILYFTNLVKDGELYFFDDIYGYDSIIAKHLLKN
- a CDS encoding DNA polymerase Y family protein, producing the protein MTERPLMIHDWIKAILHIDADGFFASVEQAVNPLLKGKPVIVGAERGMATAVSYEAKAKGIKRGMLIHEIKKLCPDAVFINSDYEKYSLFSVRMFEILRRFSPQVEEYSIDEAFVDLTGLRRVYHCSYDEIGMRIKETIKKELGITVSVGISLTKVLAKVASKHKKPDGLTVIPGRQIHLYLQDLPIEKIWGIGHNTAAYCEKLGIKTALQFATKSESFIKKHFSKPFYEIWHELNGRSIYPVNPEPKKEYRSISKAKTFTPTKEKEEVYAHLVENLENACFKARRYGLCTKKIIIFIKTQDFRDRACEIRLNSETAYPEDIFPFMKRAFETIYEKGETYRQTGVVLVELTSMKMRQGSLFENQVKLDKIEKLYNTLDELKIRFGRDILVHGAVLNKKEKVKRQQRMKIPFINLKI
- the lexA gene encoding transcriptional repressor LexA — encoded protein: MKRDDKLKERITRLMLFYRENGRMPSYSEISQLLGFSSKNAAFKFVEKLIKLNIVEKDLKGRLIPKTLTNPIKVLGLVEAGFPSPAEEELIDTISLDRWLINNPLSTFMLKVTGDSMIEAGIMPDDYVLVDRSLLPKSGDIVIAQVDGQWTMKYLRRVGKEVILEPANPSYKPIKPKKELNIAGVVVAVIRKLK
- a CDS encoding TIGR02710 family CRISPR-associated CARF protein, translated to MKTIGVFTVGGSPAPIVNAIKETNFDFIYFICSSGKSEVASERIVDGEKLKDNEIIIVRECNLTSEQYEKILLPVDIIDDLNETFKEIEKQLISRINERFPEKKTIKVIANYTGGTKTMSVALVLVSIFQEGWELCFNAGQRTNLTKIDSGDFPVAINKMNLLYRIDKTYFDSLMKGYYYEEIIEKTKTYLKYPLNHETRNEIMLIRNILYAFVLWDKFQHEGAYEEFERILKAITKDSPVQKSVVKYYLWLKQILGKKEPFHGYERVIDLMMNAERRAEQERYDDAVARYYRAIEMIAQLRLKLSYGIDNSKINCDELKIDVQNSKFNVQTEKAIEFLREECKKNSEDGILKLALTKSYELLGSMDDPVGKLYLERKNKLLDCLKSRNNSILAHGLTPILKEEFREIKDQFHNFLTDALKAAGVKDFAQALQFPQALKDIGF
- a CDS encoding aminotransferase class V-fold PLP-dependent enzyme, with protein sequence MNRRDFMKLAGAITVATTGGYTLTELMKMEPLELLVKEAEAATIPMARMNAFAKECVKRSRYVIGYPNNQNINTKDFYKWYVESGLCNIHMNNVGNPWKPSGALINSHEFEREVIEYFAPFFGFKKGEYWGIVTHSGTDGNMHGMYFGVKYLQAKTKQLPIVYVSEEAHYSIKRLADVMNLELKLIPTLPMGQMDVSAFEKALDPTKPALIVIAIGTTFKGAIDDHPKIAEIVNKVKPMAVYTMYDAALFGGFLPFTKYRDIVNREKMNFDSIAVSGHKFFGFDEPLGLFITTMEVFNNQNPFKVNYLNDAVPTITCSRSALGALKFWWHLVKNGEKEYKRQAEHILSVAQYLKKRLDEMNYPAWLNPMSNTVFFKRPSDWIMKKWDLAPEYDERLGGPLAHDVIMQHETEKTVDKFIADLKKDLKK
- a CDS encoding L-serine ammonia-lyase, which gives rise to MTAINTSVFELLKIGPGPSSSHTIGPMKAGYDFHCLMQQLPQEQQEKATELKVYLFGSLASTGKGHGTDRAVLAGLLGYQPESCSPAILDGINPDNPEGILLPLGRLKLLFKPTDMIWDNQQHNYPFSNTIVMRLYSKDNILLEKEYYSVGGGFLQWKGWQEPKQGVPRYPYANAEQLLKQLRKHRLRIDELMLANEIAITGCSKRQIKEKLDHIIKVMQQSVERGIVTEGFLPGPIGLHRKAALLYQRAKAMPRSIDRMLVFLCAYAFAVAEENASGHIVVTAPTCGSAGVIPAVIQVLLKHQKLSRDVVRRALLGASAIGFIAKHNASISGAEVGCQGEIGVASSMAAALIALAYGCDERIALNAAEIALEHHLGMTCDPVKGYVQIPCIERNAMGAVKAWTAYLIAKESLPEWHKVGLDKAIEAMLQTGRDMKVEYRETAMGGLAKVC